One segment of Panicum virgatum strain AP13 chromosome 3K, P.virgatum_v5, whole genome shotgun sequence DNA contains the following:
- the LOC120700103 gene encoding uncharacterized protein LOC120700103 has product MATPSGSAVRPTYVPRPAHLYSAAPGSSLFPSIDPYGAGSSSLRRPIHDLEYRQVGGTDDDEEIQEVDDLAQMEWVNTFFSSAPTQEVVGTSQLGGAPLATQDYSQVEQMPVPEQGRRSTRQTIPPEPLTYLQHHTRAGQAAERRGRRRGGKRGRI; this is encoded by the exons ATGGCGACACCTTCGGGTTCTGCAGTTCGGCCCACGTACGTGCCGCGACCGGCACATTTGTACTCGGCAG CGCCCGGCTCGTCGTTGTTTCCGTCGATAGATCCCTACGGCGCCGGATCTTCGTCTCTTCGTCGTCCAATACACGATTTAG AGTACCGGCAGGTGGGAGGGACAGACGATGATGAGGAGATTCAGGAGGTGGACGACCTCGCGCAGATGGAGTGGGTGAACACGTTCTTCTCTTCTGCACCGACGCAGGAGGTCGTCGGCACTTCACAGCTAGGGGGTGCCCCACTCGCGACGCAGGACTACAGTCAGGTGGAGCAGATGCCTGTTCCTGAGCAGGGTCGTCGGTCCACTCGCCAGACCATCCCGCCGGAGCCACTGACGTACTTGCAGCACCACACTAGGGCGGGCCAGGCTGCAGAGCGACGtggcaggaggagagggggcaagCGCGGACGCATCTAG
- the LOC120700102 gene encoding uncharacterized protein LOC120700102 — MMFSSAAPPDAAVPDEILGEIFLRLGSAADLARASAACTAFLRVARLLRRNRLLYRSPVVGFLPSEGPLSLHPRSLHHAEPPHRSASAAVSLAQLVDLTFSFLPDPNSWHIRDASGGRLLLAPRPTDTTAGFVDLVVCDPLHRRYVRIPPIPDDLTTGTSRCGRFAFLAPAGEEESSFRVAWLVKLEAKAAAFVFSSATGKWCRVTFDGWRGSGAVMLTSCRYYTHRSLYQTSGLFRDVLMLDTRRMEFSVVRIPSVQVGRQHAIVEAGEGTLRFLTLGDGVLDLYCKAWQDADAGAEEWRHEKRIPLPDGDDLRYTFSGAGSGYLLLQAIPQDLSELASSSQEVPKVQYFTLEVKTLLMERLCLSNERVDFAHLYANFPLLSLPSV; from the exons ATGATGTTCTCGTCGGCGGCGCCTCCGgacgccgccgtccccgacgAGATCCTGGGGGAGATATTCCTCCGCCTCGGCTCcgcggccgacctggcccgcgcctccgccgcctgcaCGGCCTTCCTCCGCGTCGCCCGCTTGCTCCGCCGCAACCGGCTCCTCTACCGCTCGCCCGTCGTTGGGTTCCTCCCGTCTGAGGGACCCCTCTCCCTGCACCCTCGGTCGCTCCaccacgccgagccgccgcacCGCTCCGCCTCGGCCGCCGTCTCCCTCGCGCAGCTCGTCGACCtcaccttctccttcctccccgaCCCCAACTCCTGGCACATCCGCGATGCTAGTGGAGGGCGCCTTCTCCTGGCCCCGCGCCCCACCGACACCACCGCTGGCTTCGTGGACCTCGTGGTCTGCGATCCCTTGCACCGCCGGTACGTCCGGATTCCCCCCATTCCCGACGACCTAACCACCGGTACTTCCCGGTGCGGCAGATTCGCCTTCCTCGCTCCAGCCGGCGAGGAGGAATCGTCATTTCGAGTGGCATGGCTGGTGAAGCTGGAGGCCAAGGCGGCCGCCTTTGTTTTCTCCTCAGCCACTGGGAAATGGTGTCGAGTCACATTCGACGGTTGGAGGGGAAGCGGTGCTGTCATGCTCACATCCTGCCGCTACTACACGCACAGAAGCCTCTACCAGACATCTGGGTTGTTCAGGGATGTGCTCATGCTCGACACACGCCGGATGGAATTCTCTGTGGTACGCATCCCCTCTGTCCAAGTTGGCCGACAGCATGCCATTGTGGAGGCAGGGGAAGGGACGCTTCGTTTTTTAACTCTTGGTGATGGCGTGTTAGACCTCTACTGTAAGGCTTGGCAAGATGCCGATGCTGGTGCAGAAGAGTGGCGGCACGAAAAGAGAATCCCCTTGCCTGATGGTGACGATCTCAGGTATACCTTCAGTGGTGCAGGCAGCGGCTACTTACTCCTGCAAGCTATTCCGCAAGACCTGTCCGAGCTT GCCAGCTCTTCGCAGGAGGTGCCAAAAGTACAATATTTCACACTGGAGGTCAAGACATTGCTGATGGAGAGGTTGTGTCTGTCAAATGAACGCGTTGATTTTGCTCACCTGTATGCAAACTTCCCGTTGCTGTCACTGCCCAGTGTATGA
- the LOC120700105 gene encoding protein RRNAD1 isoform X1, with protein MAATPASGGAYSCETAARTREWMEALAAFLGRHRPLLEAHVVNFFKDRMWELVDAEWMECLRREPVESLLKLPSGCVQEHWPATLREFVLTARSLVIPREQKAPQSLVPDIHVASIGTVLAQGMNSKKKHEIENLAAVVHAIAKSCGAKTVVDVGSGQGYLAQALSFEYQLPVVAIDASSHHASVTVARAERIKKYYAAKCVEKQFLKVPRTITCHVLSSDTLAAVTLGACKDDNGEHLRETKACTEKSPQIQEPTQSSPPLILAGLHACGDLSVNMLRVFVSCEQVKALVSVGCCYNLLSEDSYEDTNTCPGFPMSKAAKLSELVLGKSIRDLACQSAERWRSLTMDIALQNFDVHAFRAAFQMVLEKYFPEVSRLSPSIGRQGKALRRQRLRKVVESQMAKEKIDDFSCSTLKEQNANTGDVDSVIYGVDTGPDDIHHDERRKFALFKDFTLSGLCRLGCGSVEDTSLLEIWKDVHPFSEYIGPFWCLRAALGPLVETYILLDRLLFLQEQSNLVEALLFPLFDPTLSPRNMAIIAWKLSANSSEA; from the exons ATGGCGGCGactccggcgagcggcggcgcgtacTCGTGCGAGACGGCGGCGCGGACCCGTGAGTGGATGGAGGCCCTCGCCGCCTTCctcggccgccaccgcccgctgcTCGAGGCCCACGTCGTCAACTTCTTCAAG GACAGGATGTGGGAGCTGGTGGACGCCGAGTGGATGGAGTGCCTCCGGCGGGAGCCCGTGGAGAGCTTGCTCAAGCTGCCATCCGGTTGCGTCCAG GAGCACTGGCCCGCTACGCTGCGAGAGTTTGTGCTTACTGCTAGGTCGCTTGTTATTCCACGGGAGCAGAAGGCTCCGCAGTCG CTTGTACCTGATATTCATGTAGCTTCCATTGGCACCGTTCTCGCTCAAGGCATgaactcaaagaagaagcacGAA ATCGAAAATCTAGCTGCGGTGGTACATGCGATTGCTAAGAGTTGTGGAGCCAAGACAGTGGTTGATGTAGGTTCTGGCCAG GGCTATCTTGCACAAGCTTTATCTTTTGAGTACCAACTCCCTGTTGTTGCAATAGATGCTTCATCACATCATGCATCAGTTACAGTTGCTCGTGCAGAGAGAATAAAGAAGTACTATGCTGCTAAATG TGTGGAGAAGCAATTTCTCAAAGTACCTAGGACCATCACCTGTCATGTTCTTTCTAGTGACACATTGGCAGCTGTCACGTTGGGCGCATGTAAGGACGACAATGGTGAACATTTAAGAGAAACTAAGGCCTGTACTGAGAAAAGCCCTCAAATCCAGGAACCAACTCAGAGCAGCCCACCATTAATCCTTGCTGGTCTTCATGCTTGTGGTGATCTTTCTGTTAACATGCTAAG AGTTTTTGTGTCCTGCGAACAAGTAAAAGCATTGGTAAGCGTTGGCTGCTGTTACAACTTGCTTTCTGAGGATTCTTATGAGGACACGAACACCTGTCCTGGTTTTCCTATGAGCAAAGCTGCCAAACTATCTGAACTGGTGCTTGGGAAAAGCATTCGTGATCTTGCTTGCCAG AGTGCAGAGAGATGGAGAAGTCTCACCATGGACATCGCACTGCAAAATTTTGATGTACATGCCTTCCGAGCTGCATTTCAAATG GTACTTGAGAAATATTTTCCAGAAGTGTCAAGGTTGAGTCCATCAATTGGAAGGCAAGGAAAAGCTCTTCGACGTCAGAGGCTTCGGAAAGTTGTGGAATCACAAATGGCTAAAGAGAAAATTGATGATTTCTCCTGTTCAACTTTAAAGGAACAAAACGCGAACACAGGTGATGTTGATTCAGTCATATATGGCGTTGACACAGGACCAGATGACATCCATCATGATGAACGTCGAAAGTTTGCCCTTTTCAAAGATTTTACACTATCAGGATTATGTCGCCTTGGCTGCGGTTCAGTGGAAGACACAAGTCTGCTTGAAATATGGAAGGATGTGCACCCCTTCTCT GAATATATAGGTCCCTTTTGGTGCCTTCGGGCTGCTTTAGGTCCACTGGTTGAAACATATATTTTACTTGATCGGTTATTATTTCTTCAAGAACAAAGCAACCTAGTCGAAGCATTGTTGTTTCCTCTATTTGATCCTACGCTGTCTCCAAGGAACATGGCCATAATTGCTTGGAAGTTATCTGCAAATTCTTCAGAAGCATGA
- the LOC120700105 gene encoding methyltransferase-like protein 25 isoform X2: MAATPASGGAYSCETAARTREWMEALAAFLGRHRPLLEAHVVNFFKDRMWELVDAEWMECLRREPVESLLKLPSGCVQEHWPATLREFVLTARSLVIPREQKAPQSLVPDIHVASIGTVLAQGMNSKKKHEIENLAAVVHAIAKSCGAKTVVDVGSGQGYLAQALSFEYQLPVVAIDASSHHASVTVARAERIKKYYAAKCVEKQFLKVPRTITCHVLSSDTLAAVTLGACKDDNGEHLRETKACTEKSPQIQEPTQSSPPLILAGLHACGDLSVNMLRVFVSCEQVKALVSVGCCYNLLSEDSYEDTNTCPGFPMSKAAKLSELVLGKSIRDLACQVLEKYFPEVSRLSPSIGRQGKALRRQRLRKVVESQMAKEKIDDFSCSTLKEQNANTGDVDSVIYGVDTGPDDIHHDERRKFALFKDFTLSGLCRLGCGSVEDTSLLEIWKDVHPFSEYIGPFWCLRAALGPLVETYILLDRLLFLQEQSNLVEALLFPLFDPTLSPRNMAIIAWKLSANSSEA; this comes from the exons ATGGCGGCGactccggcgagcggcggcgcgtacTCGTGCGAGACGGCGGCGCGGACCCGTGAGTGGATGGAGGCCCTCGCCGCCTTCctcggccgccaccgcccgctgcTCGAGGCCCACGTCGTCAACTTCTTCAAG GACAGGATGTGGGAGCTGGTGGACGCCGAGTGGATGGAGTGCCTCCGGCGGGAGCCCGTGGAGAGCTTGCTCAAGCTGCCATCCGGTTGCGTCCAG GAGCACTGGCCCGCTACGCTGCGAGAGTTTGTGCTTACTGCTAGGTCGCTTGTTATTCCACGGGAGCAGAAGGCTCCGCAGTCG CTTGTACCTGATATTCATGTAGCTTCCATTGGCACCGTTCTCGCTCAAGGCATgaactcaaagaagaagcacGAA ATCGAAAATCTAGCTGCGGTGGTACATGCGATTGCTAAGAGTTGTGGAGCCAAGACAGTGGTTGATGTAGGTTCTGGCCAG GGCTATCTTGCACAAGCTTTATCTTTTGAGTACCAACTCCCTGTTGTTGCAATAGATGCTTCATCACATCATGCATCAGTTACAGTTGCTCGTGCAGAGAGAATAAAGAAGTACTATGCTGCTAAATG TGTGGAGAAGCAATTTCTCAAAGTACCTAGGACCATCACCTGTCATGTTCTTTCTAGTGACACATTGGCAGCTGTCACGTTGGGCGCATGTAAGGACGACAATGGTGAACATTTAAGAGAAACTAAGGCCTGTACTGAGAAAAGCCCTCAAATCCAGGAACCAACTCAGAGCAGCCCACCATTAATCCTTGCTGGTCTTCATGCTTGTGGTGATCTTTCTGTTAACATGCTAAG AGTTTTTGTGTCCTGCGAACAAGTAAAAGCATTGGTAAGCGTTGGCTGCTGTTACAACTTGCTTTCTGAGGATTCTTATGAGGACACGAACACCTGTCCTGGTTTTCCTATGAGCAAAGCTGCCAAACTATCTGAACTGGTGCTTGGGAAAAGCATTCGTGATCTTGCTTGCCAG GTACTTGAGAAATATTTTCCAGAAGTGTCAAGGTTGAGTCCATCAATTGGAAGGCAAGGAAAAGCTCTTCGACGTCAGAGGCTTCGGAAAGTTGTGGAATCACAAATGGCTAAAGAGAAAATTGATGATTTCTCCTGTTCAACTTTAAAGGAACAAAACGCGAACACAGGTGATGTTGATTCAGTCATATATGGCGTTGACACAGGACCAGATGACATCCATCATGATGAACGTCGAAAGTTTGCCCTTTTCAAAGATTTTACACTATCAGGATTATGTCGCCTTGGCTGCGGTTCAGTGGAAGACACAAGTCTGCTTGAAATATGGAAGGATGTGCACCCCTTCTCT GAATATATAGGTCCCTTTTGGTGCCTTCGGGCTGCTTTAGGTCCACTGGTTGAAACATATATTTTACTTGATCGGTTATTATTTCTTCAAGAACAAAGCAACCTAGTCGAAGCATTGTTGTTTCCTCTATTTGATCCTACGCTGTCTCCAAGGAACATGGCCATAATTGCTTGGAAGTTATCTGCAAATTCTTCAGAAGCATGA
- the LOC120700106 gene encoding NAC domain-containing protein 21/22-like: MSMSFLSMVEAELAPGFRFHPRDDELICDYLAPKLGGKVGFSGRRPPMVDVDLNKVEPWDLPAAASVGPREWYFFSLKDRKYATGQRTNRATVSGYWKATGKDRAVARRGALVGTRKTLVFYQGRAPKGRKTEWVMHEYRMEGALEQSSKFSSKDEDWVLCRVICKKKLPGGGASSKASRSLATNGGHEHDTAPTSSPPLPPLMDTTLAQLQAAMNTTAGSGAVEQVPCFSSFNNIASNSNSAAAAAAQPCYLPMVTGSHGMSFLNHGLPELGGCFDPLNCDKKLLKAVLSQFGGEVVPSLPHEMAAGTATSTWMNHF; this comes from the exons ATGTCGATGAGCTTCTTGAGCATGGTGGAGGCGGAGCTGGCACCGGGGTTCCGGTTCCACCCGAGGGACGACGAGCTCATCTGCGACTACCTCGCGCCCAAGCTCGGCGGCAAGGTCGGGttctccggccgccgcccgcccatgGTCGACGTCGATCTCAACAAGGTTGAGCCATGGGATCTCCCTG CGGCAGCGTCAGTGGGCCCTAGGGAGTGGTACTTCTTCAGCCTCAAGGATAGAAAATATGCAACGGGGCAGCGGACGAACCGGGCCACGGTGTCGGGTTACTGGAAGGCTACTGGGAAGGATCGGGCAGTGGCGCGGCGAGGGGCATTGGTAGGGACGAGGAAGACACTGGTGTTCTACCAGGGAAGGGCCCCTAAGGGGAGGAAGACGGAGTGGGTGATGCATGAGTACAGGATGGAGGGTGCTCTTGAGCAATCCTCCAAGTTCTCCTCCAAG GATGAAGATTGGGTCCTGTGCAGAGTCATCTGCAAGAAGAAATTACCAGGAGGAGGCGCCAGCTCCAAGGCATCAAGAAGCCTCGCCACCAATGGCGGCCACGAGCACGACACCGCACCAaccagctcgccgccgctgccacccctCATGGACACCACCCTAGCACAGCTCCAGGCCGCCATGAACACTACCGCCGGCTCCGGCGCAGTCGAGCAGGTGCCCTGCTTCTCCAGCTTCAACAACAtcgccagcaacagcaacagtgccgctgcagcagcagctcagCCATGCTACCTGCCTATGGTAACTGGCAGCCATGGCATGAGCTTCCTGAACCATGGCCTGCCTGAGCTGGGCGGCTGCTTTGATCCTCTGAACTGCGACAAGAAGTTGCTCAAGGCCGTTCTGAGCCAGTTCGGCGGTGAGGTGGTGCCAAGCCTGCCGCATGAGATGGCTGCTGGTACTGCGACCTCCACTTGGATGAATCACTTCTAG